In Spodoptera frugiperda isolate SF20-4 chromosome 4, AGI-APGP_CSIRO_Sfru_2.0, whole genome shotgun sequence, a single window of DNA contains:
- the LOC118272590 gene encoding regulation of nuclear pre-mRNA domain-containing protein 1B — protein sequence MSGFTENALIRKLQELNSSQQSIQTLSLWLIHHRKHHAVIVKTWFKEILKAKDSKQLTFMYLANDVIQNSKKKGPEYGKEFGEVLVESFKHMAKTGINTKTKHSLHRILSIWEERGVYDSQKIQEFKEAVDPNDALPKKVSKRKSVDVEAVKTPEKKAKIEGRSKHERRRSETKEVDGHLETHTTLSPKTPPGDPPEPEELIKALLELEASASSDEAVRERIASLPPEVSEVQLLSKLEDKESAQSLSAVVNSAAELLAEYNLRLSEEMEKRRKMAAMLRDFAQAQRDLAKQAEARLEEYNIKLQKIYAVKAEVKSHIENLPDVSRLPDVTGGLAPLPSAGDLFSL from the exons ATGTCTGGTTTTACGGAAAACGCGTTAATTCGGAAACTCCAAGAACTGAATTCTAGCCAGCAAAGTATTCAAACACTGTCCCTGTGGTTGATCCATCACAGAAAACACCATGCTGTTATTGTGAAAACCTGGttcaaagaaatattaaaag CTAAAGACAGCAAGCAACTTACATTTATGTATCTTGCTAATGATGTGATTCAAAATAGCAAAAAGAAAGGTCCGGAATATGGCAAGGAGTTTGGGGAAGTGCTGGTGGAATCTTTCAAACACATGGCTAAGACTGGTATAAACACAAAGACTAAACACTCATTGCACAGAATACTCAGCATTTGGGAGGAGAGAGGAGTTTATGACTCGCAGAAGATACAAGAGTTCAAAGAGGCTG TTGATCCTAATGATGCATTACCTAAGAAAGTAAGCAAACGCAAGTCAGTGGATGTAGAGGCTGTCAAGACACCGGAGAAGAAGGCGAAAATAGAGGGACGCTCGAAGCATGAGCGTCGTCGCAGTGAGACCAAGGAGGTGGACGGACATCTAGAGACACACACCACTCTCAGCCCCAAGACCCCACCTGGAGACCCTCCAGAGCCAGAGGAACTCATCAAG GCGCTGTTGGAGTTGGAGGCCAGTGCGTCTAGCGACGAAGCAGTCAGGGAGAGGATCGCGTCACTTCCCCCAGAAGTGTCGGAAGTGCAATTATTGTCTAAGTTAGAAG ATAAGGAGTCTGCTCAAAGCCTAAGTGCCGTGGTGAACTCAGCCGCGGAGTTGTTGGCAGAGTACAACCTGAGGCTCAGCGAGGAGATGGAGAAGCGACGCAAAATGGCCGCCATGCTGCGGGACTTCGCGCAGGCACAGCGGGACCTCGCCAAGCAGGCTGAGGCTAGATTAGAG GAATACAACATCAAACTACAAAAGATATACGCAGTAAAAGCTGAAGTAAAGTCTCACATAGAGAACCTGCCGGACGTGTCCCGCCTGCCCGATGTGACGGGCGGGCTGGCCCCGCTACCCTCGGCCGGGGACCTGTTCAGTCTCTGA